The following nucleotide sequence is from Sphingomonas telluris.
GATGGATGCTCCGACGAGCAACGACCACCGGACGCTGTCGCGCGCACCGGCTCGGGACAGACTCCTGGCCCCTTGTTTCGACATATAACTCTCCCCCTGTTGAGCTACCTCTCCGCAGCCCGGTAACTCTCTGCCACGCACCGCGCAGCACAGCGCGCGAGACGATGTTAACGCTAACAGAATCGCAGCTGGTAGCGCTAACAACGTCGTTTTGTGGCACGTTCGAATGTCGGGTTCAAGACATGTAACAAGCTATGTAACAGCTAAATCGCGTAGTGATGCGCGGAGCACACACCAAGGGACTTTAATCTAAGTTAGCGAGCGCAAATTAGATGAAGTTGCTCGAAAGGTGCAACCAAGCGCAACAAACTTGCAACGTCCGTTGGGACTACTCAGGCGGCTCGCGCGGTCTTTCGCGCCAGCAGCGAAAGCGCATCGGCGACCGTAACGCAGGCCTCGCTCTCGTCCTCTTCGATGAGGATGTTGAGCTCGTCCTCGAACCGCATCGCGAGTTCGACCATGTCGAGCGAGTCGGCGCCCAGATCGGCGGCGAAGTGGGCGTCGTCCTGGACCAGATGCAGCCCCACCGCGAGGTGGTCCGCAATCAGGGCCCTGGCTGTTTCGACGCGCATCGTGCCTCCGGCAAATGGCAAGATGTAAACATGCCTGCGAGCAGTTTTGTTGCAAGTGCGAACTGGGATGTTGCTGTGCGAAATATTCACCTCGCGGCCGTTTTGCGCGCGCGTGCAATCAGCTTGCAGCGCGGATGGCCTCCGCTAGGGGATGCCTATGATTGCACCCGAAGAGTGCCGGTCGATGACGGAAGTCCGCGCCGGGGTTGACGAAATCGACGAGAAGATCGTGGCGCTGCTCGGCACGCGCTTCCGTTTCATGGAGGCGGCCGCGCGCATCAAGCCGAGGCGCGAGGACGTGCGCGACGAGGTGCGCAAGGCGGCCGTCATCGACCATGTCCGCCGCGCTGCCGCAGCGGCCGGCGTGCCGACCGAGCTCGCTGCGAACCTCTACGATATGCTGATCGAAGGCTCGATCGCCTACGAATTCGAGAAGTTCGACGCTCGCTGATCAGACCGGCGGGATCGTGTTCTCGGTCGCCAGAACGCCCGGAAGCTGCCCGACACTGGCGACCAGGGTCTCGAGGTCGAACTTCGATCCGCCGCCGAGGCTCAGATAGACGGAAGCCCTGCGCGAATGGGCACAGGGAACGACGCGGATCGATCGCAGGTAGAAACCGCTTTCTTCGACCGCGCTGAGAACCGGCGCGACCGGGTGGATCGATTGATCGATCTCGATGGACATGTGACACATGGTTTCACTCTCCTTGCTCAAAAATCGACGGCAATAAAAAACCCCGCTCCGGGTCCCGGAGCGGGGTCTTGGATCTCTTGAAGCTTGCTTGGTTCAGCTAGTCAGAGGTCACTCCCGCTCCGGAATGGAGACGTACGATTACGAGTGCCGCTGCTGCTTTGGGCGCAGAGACGCATGCCTTGAGGATCAGCGATGTGCTGCCAATGGTCACGCGAGTCCGGCTCCTTTCCCGACCAATCTGTCTTGAACCGGACAGATTGTCGAGTGCGCGATGTGCAACCGGCCTCTAGGCGGCCGCGTCGACCGCCAACTGCTCGAACAGCCAGTTGTGGAAAATGCGGATGGGCTTGCGCTCCAGCGACTGCGGATTGCAGGCCACCCAATAAGCGTAAGGACTCTCGGCGGTCTTGCCGAAGAACTGGACCAGCCGGGAATCCCGCGACGCTTCGAGGTGGCTGTCGAGCATGAAGGCGATGCCCAGCCCGCCGGCCGCCGCGTCCAGGATCAGCTGGCCCGCGTCGAAGTAAGTGCACTCGGCCGGCTCCAGGTCCGGAAGCCCGTTCGCGCTGCGCCACGCGTGAAACGCCAGAGGCATGTCGCGGTGGAGCAGGATCTGCACACGGCGGAGATCTTCGGGCGTGCGGACCTTGTCGAGCAACTCACGCGAGCCGATCGCCATGACCCGGCCCCTTTCGAGCATCCGGGAATAGAGCTTGTCGTCGACCTTACCGGCAATGGCGATCGCGATATCGACCCCCTCGTTGAGGCGGGCGAGCCGGTTCGCGCCGGTGTCGACGTCGATAAGAAGGTCGGGATGGCGGGCGCGCAGATGGGGAAGCGCCGGCATCAGCCGCTGCGACGCGAACAGCGACGGCACCGCAATGCGGATGCGCATCCGGGCGCTCTCCCCGACCCGCTCGACCGCCGAAGCCAAAGCCTCGATCTGCGGCTCGACGTCGGTAAGGAACGCCCGCCCGCGCTCGTTCAGCTGGACCGAGTTGTTGTTCCGCTCGAACAGGGTCGTCCCGATGAACTGCTCGAGCGACTGGATTCGCCGCGTAAGTGCAGGCGAGGATAAAGCGAGGGAGTCGGCCGCAGCCTTGATGGAGCCCAGCCGCGCGGCGTGGACGAAGGCCTGGATCGATCCTAGCGGCGGTAGTCTCCGCACTGCACAACTCCGATCTTTGTGCGGCGCAGCATAATGCCGCCAATCTGCAGCGGGCAAGAAAAAAGGGGCGCCCCGGGAGAGAGGTGGAGCGCCCCACATTTGGAGAGAGAGCCGCGTTAACGGCACGCACTTTCTCGCCGGTTCAGGGTCTTGCTGCAAATGCGAAGGCCGCATTCGCAAGTGCACAATCCGCACGCGCCGGTGAATATCTCACGAATTCCCTCGGCGGCCGCTTTCGAACGGCAGGCATGTCAAATCCCTAGCAACACGCTAGAGGATAGCCATGCTCGCTCAAAAGACCCGCTATGCGCTGCGTTCCCTTCTCTACCTGGCAGAGGAATCCGGCGGTGGTCCCGTGCAGTTGGCTCGGATTGCCGAGACCCAGCGAGTGCCTCCCAAATATCTTGAGCTGATCATGCTCGACCTCAAGAAGGCCGGCCTGGTCGTCAGCACGCGGGGACCGCGCGGCGGCTATCTGCTCGCGCGCGAGGCCTCCGGCATCTCGTTCGGAGAAATCGTGCGCGCGCTGGAGGGGCCGATCGCCCTGATTTCGTGCGCGAGCGTCAACTTCTACGCGCCCTGCGGCGACTGCCACGACGAAGCGACCTGCGCGATCCGAAGGGCCTTTTCCATCCTCCGCGACCAGAGCGCGCAATTGCTAGAAGGTATCTCGCTCGACCAGGCGGCGAAGTGGGAAAAGAACCTGGGCGAAGCGGGCAACCCGCTCATCTGATCGCGAGTTACAGCGGCCGTGGACCCGTCGCGGCAGTTTCGGAGTTTGCACGATTTGGATCCCAATTCGGCGTGGATGACAGGAGTATGTGTGCGCCCAACGGTTGGCCAAGATCGACGGATTGAGTGCTGTACCCCTATTGTCTAGTAGAGAACTAGGATTTAAAGGATCCCAATCAAATCGGGGGTACCCATGTCTCACTTTCGCAATTTCGTCGTTTCCGTCCTCATAGCCGCCACTGCGGCGACCGGTGCCGTGCCTGCACAGGCCGCGCCGATCCAGCTGCTCAACGTGTCCTACGATCCCACTCGGGAGCTCTATAAGGACATCGACGCCGCATTCGCCCAGCGCTGGCACGCCCAGACCAAGCAGCAGGTGACCATCCGCCAGAGCCACGGCGGTTCGGGCAAGCAGGCCCGCGCAGTGATCGACGGCCTTCCGGCCGACGTCGTCACGCTGGCGCTCGCCTACGACATCGATTCGATCGCCGATAAGAAGCTGATCGCTCCTAACTGGCAGACACGGCTGCCGAACAATAGCACGCCCTACTATTCAACGATCGTCTTCCTGGTCCGCAAGGGGAACCCGAAGGGCATCAAGGATTGGGACGACCTGGTGAAGCCGGGCGTGAAGATCATCACTCCGAACCCCAAGACCAGCGGCGGTGCACGCTGGAACTATCTCGCAGCCTGGGGCTACGCTCGTCAGAAGTATGGCAGCGTCGCCAAGGCGCGCGAATATATGACGCGCCTCTTCCGCAACGTTCCGGTCCTCGATTCCGGAGCCCGGGGCGCGACCACGACCTTCGTCGAGCGCGGCCAAGGCGACGTCCTGCTGGCTTGGGAGAACGAAGCGTTCCTCGCGGTGAACGAGCTCGGCAAGGGCAAGTTCG
It contains:
- a CDS encoding LysR substrate-binding domain-containing protein gives rise to the protein MRRLPPLGSIQAFVHAARLGSIKAAADSLALSSPALTRRIQSLEQFIGTTLFERNNNSVQLNERGRAFLTDVEPQIEALASAVERVGESARMRIRIAVPSLFASQRLMPALPHLRARHPDLLIDVDTGANRLARLNEGVDIAIAIAGKVDDKLYSRMLERGRVMAIGSRELLDKVRTPEDLRRVQILLHRDMPLAFHAWRSANGLPDLEPAECTYFDAGQLILDAAAGGLGIAFMLDSHLEASRDSRLVQFFGKTAESPYAYWVACNPQSLERKPIRIFHNWLFEQLAVDAAA
- a CDS encoding RrF2 family transcriptional regulator, with amino-acid sequence MLAQKTRYALRSLLYLAEESGGGPVQLARIAETQRVPPKYLELIMLDLKKAGLVVSTRGPRGGYLLAREASGISFGEIVRALEGPIALISCASVNFYAPCGDCHDEATCAIRRAFSILRDQSAQLLEGISLDQAAKWEKNLGEAGNPLI
- a CDS encoding sulfate ABC transporter substrate-binding protein, producing the protein MSHFRNFVVSVLIAATAATGAVPAQAAPIQLLNVSYDPTRELYKDIDAAFAQRWHAQTKQQVTIRQSHGGSGKQARAVIDGLPADVVTLALAYDIDSIADKKLIAPNWQTRLPNNSTPYYSTIVFLVRKGNPKGIKDWDDLVKPGVKIITPNPKTSGGARWNYLAAWGYARQKYGSVAKAREYMTRLFRNVPVLDSGARGATTTFVERGQGDVLLAWENEAFLAVNELGKGKFEIVVPSVSILAEPPVAVVDKVVDKRGTRQVAEAYLKYLYTPEAQEIIAKNYYRPRNAQVAAKYKSRFPNVRLFTIDRNFGGWRQAQGNHFNDGALFDQIFEDAKR
- a CDS encoding acyl carrier protein, whose protein sequence is MRVETARALIADHLAVGLHLVQDDAHFAADLGADSLDMVELAMRFEDELNILIEEDESEACVTVADALSLLARKTARAA
- a CDS encoding chorismate mutase yields the protein MIAPEECRSMTEVRAGVDEIDEKIVALLGTRFRFMEAAARIKPRREDVRDEVRKAAVIDHVRRAAAAAGVPTELAANLYDMLIEGSIAYEFEKFDAR